From a single Granulicella aggregans genomic region:
- a CDS encoding OPT family oligopeptide transporter — MPPSSNAKTTFKPFVAAAENRPELTARALILGAFFGVLFGAVTVYVGLRAGLTVAASIPISVLSISILRAFGKASILENNIVQTTGNAGQSIASGVIFTLPALIFLGFDLESTRIFALALFGGWLGVLFMIPLRRQLIVEEHETLIYPEGTACADVLMAGERGGSFASRVFFGLGLGALYTLFQNENIFALWPSTPTRDFDIGPQHLLKGSSIRADVTPEYLGVGYIIGLRVSAVMLAGGVFSWLLLLPAIYFFGSHMTSPLYPGTTLIHDMSPSDLWKTYVRPMGAGAVAAAGVITLARTAPTILAALTEGLKNIGKNNGTAATPTRTTHDLPPTVVLGGSVILIVLMFLFLEFHPVPGAQVGALANIAAALLVVVFGFLFVTVSARIVGIVGSSASPVSGMTIATLMATSAIFLVKGWTAPAFGALAITIGGIVCIAASNAGDTAQDLKTGYLIGATPWKQQLALMFGVVICVFSIGFTLNLMNTGLQVFQRLPKPIPFTIANTNEGVVNGVQTKGNFSLDHIQLTPHDHSGTKEELGNANRLILLNAIGSTTLEDGKYLYNPDTKQIEIQWIQGIGSEKAAAPQGRLMATVINGILTQKLPWALVLLGVALVLVVELLGIRSLTFAVGAYLSIATTLAIFTGGLMRWMVDRAMLHHAAKLAAANPDAIDPATGLPVPTSVTPALDTESEISPGSLYASGLIAAGGIVGLLGVAIRAGEGISEQRGGNWQFWRFSSQNPIYHDWFSVLMFGLLAFSLYYFARKPLDAK, encoded by the coding sequence ATGCCGCCATCGTCCAACGCAAAGACCACGTTCAAGCCCTTCGTCGCCGCCGCCGAGAACCGCCCAGAACTCACCGCCCGCGCTCTCATCCTTGGAGCCTTCTTTGGCGTTCTTTTTGGGGCCGTTACGGTCTATGTCGGCCTGCGCGCCGGGCTTACGGTCGCTGCCAGCATTCCGATCTCGGTGCTCTCCATCTCCATCCTGCGCGCCTTCGGCAAGGCCAGCATCCTTGAGAACAATATCGTCCAGACGACCGGCAACGCCGGCCAGTCGATTGCTTCCGGCGTCATCTTCACCCTGCCTGCGCTGATCTTTTTAGGTTTCGATCTGGAGTCGACGAGAATCTTCGCCTTGGCGCTCTTCGGCGGTTGGCTTGGCGTCCTCTTCATGATTCCGCTTCGGCGGCAACTCATCGTCGAAGAGCACGAGACTCTCATCTACCCTGAAGGCACAGCCTGCGCCGACGTCCTCATGGCCGGCGAGCGCGGCGGGTCTTTCGCATCCCGTGTCTTCTTCGGCCTCGGCCTCGGCGCTCTCTATACCCTCTTTCAGAACGAGAACATCTTCGCTCTCTGGCCCTCCACGCCGACGCGCGACTTCGACATCGGCCCGCAGCACCTGCTCAAGGGCTCCAGCATCCGCGCCGACGTCACACCCGAATACCTCGGCGTCGGCTACATCATCGGCCTCCGCGTCTCGGCCGTCATGCTCGCCGGCGGAGTCTTCTCCTGGCTCCTGCTTCTTCCCGCCATCTACTTCTTCGGGTCGCACATGACCTCGCCGCTCTACCCCGGCACCACGCTTATCCACGACATGAGCCCCTCCGACCTCTGGAAGACCTACGTCCGGCCCATGGGTGCCGGAGCCGTCGCCGCCGCCGGAGTCATCACCCTCGCCCGCACCGCGCCGACCATCCTCGCGGCCCTCACCGAAGGCCTCAAGAACATCGGCAAGAACAACGGCACCGCCGCCACTCCCACCCGCACGACGCACGACCTTCCGCCAACCGTCGTCCTCGGCGGCTCCGTCATCCTGATCGTCCTGATGTTCCTCTTCCTCGAATTCCACCCCGTCCCCGGAGCGCAGGTCGGAGCGCTCGCCAACATCGCCGCCGCTCTCCTCGTCGTAGTCTTCGGCTTCCTCTTTGTTACCGTCTCTGCCCGCATCGTCGGCATCGTCGGCAGCTCCGCCTCGCCCGTCAGCGGCATGACCATCGCGACCCTGATGGCCACCTCCGCTATCTTTCTCGTCAAGGGCTGGACCGCCCCCGCATTCGGCGCGCTCGCCATCACCATCGGCGGCATCGTCTGCATCGCCGCCTCCAACGCCGGAGACACCGCGCAGGACCTCAAGACCGGCTATCTCATCGGCGCGACGCCCTGGAAGCAGCAACTCGCCCTGATGTTCGGAGTCGTCATCTGCGTCTTCTCCATCGGCTTCACGCTGAACCTGATGAACACCGGCTTGCAGGTGTTTCAGCGTCTGCCGAAGCCCATCCCCTTCACCATCGCCAACACGAATGAAGGTGTTGTCAACGGCGTCCAGACAAAGGGCAACTTCTCCCTCGACCACATCCAGCTAACGCCGCACGACCACTCCGGCACCAAGGAAGAGCTCGGTAACGCCAACCGCCTCATCCTGCTGAACGCCATCGGCTCAACTACCTTGGAAGACGGCAAGTACCTCTACAACCCGGACACGAAGCAGATCGAGATCCAATGGATCCAAGGCATCGGCTCCGAAAAGGCCGCCGCCCCGCAGGGCCGCCTGATGGCGACCGTCATCAACGGCATCCTCACCCAGAAGCTCCCCTGGGCCCTGGTCCTGCTCGGCGTCGCTCTGGTCCTCGTCGTCGAACTCCTCGGCATCCGCTCCCTCACCTTCGCCGTCGGCGCGTACCTGTCGATCGCCACCACCCTTGCCATCTTCACCGGCGGCCTCATGCGCTGGATGGTCGACCGCGCCATGCTCCACCATGCTGCGAAGCTCGCTGCCGCGAATCCCGATGCGATCGATCCTGCCACGGGCCTTCCAGTTCCCACCAGCGTCACCCCAGCCCTCGACACCGAATCCGAGATCAGCCCCGGCAGCCTCTACGCGTCTGGATTGATCGCCGCAGGCGGCATCGTCGGCCTGCTTGGTGTCGCCATCCGCGCCGGCGAAGGAATCTCCGAGCAGCGCGGAGGCAACTGGCAGTTCTGGCGCTTCAGCAGCCAGAACCCCATCTATCACGACTGGTTCAGCGTCCTCATGTTTGGCCTGCTGGCATTCAGCCTTTACTACTTCGCGCGCAAGCCACTAGACGCAAAATAG
- a CDS encoding pentapeptide repeat-containing protein, with the protein MAEKKKSERSRNRPRRIPACDEFTEGTEDHLLAGSPLEDLCFTNLDLSSRRIPALRGGNLVFDRVSFANSEIASLRLFDARFVGCDLSNAMLRACEATRVEFVDCKLTGLNAFGCRFEDVLMERCDASFSHLSEGRFHHCEIISSEFREAALNGISFEGTRMKDVVLRKADLAEANLSGLDLTNCNIEEISLRVTDLRGAIVSPAQAMDLARFLEVVIR; encoded by the coding sequence ATGGCAGAGAAAAAAAAGAGCGAACGCAGCCGCAATCGTCCGCGGCGAATCCCGGCCTGCGATGAATTTACCGAGGGAACTGAAGACCATCTCCTTGCCGGTTCGCCGCTTGAAGACCTCTGCTTTACGAATCTGGATCTCTCCAGCCGCCGTATACCAGCGTTGCGGGGCGGCAACCTGGTCTTCGACCGCGTCTCGTTCGCCAACTCTGAGATAGCTTCGCTGCGCCTCTTCGACGCGCGCTTTGTCGGCTGCGATCTGTCGAACGCGATGCTCCGAGCCTGCGAGGCCACGCGCGTCGAGTTTGTCGACTGCAAGCTCACGGGGCTGAACGCCTTTGGCTGCCGCTTTGAAGACGTTCTGATGGAGCGCTGCGACGCCAGTTTCAGCCATCTCAGCGAGGGAAGGTTTCACCATTGCGAGATCATCAGCAGTGAGTTCCGCGAAGCTGCACTCAACGGGATTAGCTTCGAAGGCACCCGGATGAAAGACGTAGTGCTTCGTAAAGCTGATCTGGCGGAGGCGAACCTCTCTGGGCTCGATCTGACTAACTGCAACATTGAGGAGATCTCGCTTCGCGTGACCGACCTCCGGGGCGCGATCGTCAGTCCCGCCCAGGCCATGGACCTCGCCAGGTTCCTCGAAGTCGTCATTCGGTAG
- a CDS encoding ComF family protein, giving the protein MKDNALDVSAGAPPGGPPGNLLGGTMEWRAVARVLRSPARAACSVFDDLVTTFFPADCRACGASLLRAEFSPHDIPICDLCLSQLRAQSQSIASALCRICGEALGMESDRFLGNSPTEGLLCTPCRMAPPAFDRAVAYGVYKNELREMLHLLKYDGVRSLAKPLAAKLAQAILMLEREEGWTGRANVISVPLFAASRSQRGFNQAETLADEAMSLLRKHRPSWNLKTRHSLLRRVKATESQFNLSDKGRRRNLVGAFKVFDETNALAGADVLLIDDIYIYTTGATSRACSQVLRRAGARHVWVATLARAQKEQVALWDSGARDFG; this is encoded by the coding sequence ATGAAGGACAATGCGCTCGATGTGTCCGCGGGGGCTCCACCCGGCGGCCCGCCAGGCAATCTGCTGGGCGGAACGATGGAATGGCGCGCAGTGGCACGCGTACTTCGAAGTCCAGCGCGAGCCGCTTGTTCCGTATTCGATGACCTCGTAACGACATTCTTTCCGGCTGACTGCCGTGCGTGCGGCGCTTCCCTGCTGCGCGCTGAGTTCTCCCCCCACGACATTCCCATCTGCGACCTTTGCCTGTCGCAGCTTCGTGCGCAATCGCAGTCGATTGCGTCTGCGCTGTGCCGAATCTGCGGTGAAGCGCTGGGCATGGAGAGCGACCGGTTTCTCGGCAACTCTCCCACGGAGGGACTGCTCTGCACGCCATGCCGGATGGCGCCTCCTGCTTTTGACCGCGCCGTTGCCTATGGCGTCTACAAAAACGAGCTGCGCGAGATGCTCCATCTGCTGAAGTACGACGGCGTGCGATCTCTCGCGAAGCCGCTGGCAGCCAAGCTGGCGCAGGCCATCCTGATGCTTGAGCGGGAAGAAGGATGGACCGGTCGTGCGAACGTAATCTCCGTTCCTCTGTTCGCCGCTAGCCGCAGCCAGCGCGGCTTCAATCAGGCGGAGACGCTTGCGGATGAGGCGATGTCCCTCCTGCGTAAGCATCGCCCGAGCTGGAACCTGAAGACGAGGCACAGCCTGCTGAGGCGCGTGAAGGCGACAGAGAGCCAGTTCAACCTGAGCGACAAGGGCCGCCGCAGAAATCTCGTAGGAGCGTTCAAGGTCTTCGACGAGACCAACGCTCTCGCTGGCGCGGACGTGCTCCTGATCGACGATATCTACATCTACACAACAGGAGCGACCTCCCGGGCCTGCTCGCAGGTGCTGCGCAGAGCGGGCGCACGACACGTCTGGGTCGCTACTTTGGCTCGCGCTCAAAAGGAGCAAGTGGCGTTGTGGGATTCCGGCGCGCGCGACTTTGGATAG
- a CDS encoding HNH endonuclease produces the protein MQASKTRKQRVGGKCHAMLHGRTPTTEIEVRAGVFRQPPMQTPVLVLNASYEPINICGARRALVLVLKGVAKTEEEQGSMLHAARMRVAMPSVIRLLEYRRIPHQTRALSRKNILLRDRNCCQYCSVVLTASELTLDHVIPRSRGGLSTWENLVACCHDCNRRKGNQMLHELTEMKLQREPRPFSLHTSRHIMRMIGSADPSWRRYLYFESGNAA, from the coding sequence ATGCAAGCATCGAAGACACGCAAGCAACGAGTGGGCGGCAAGTGCCACGCCATGCTCCACGGCCGCACCCCAACGACCGAGATTGAGGTCCGCGCGGGCGTCTTTCGACAGCCACCCATGCAGACGCCGGTGCTGGTGCTGAACGCGTCCTACGAGCCGATCAACATCTGCGGCGCAAGGCGGGCCTTGGTGCTTGTCCTGAAGGGCGTGGCCAAGACCGAGGAGGAACAGGGCTCCATGCTGCATGCGGCACGCATGCGTGTGGCTATGCCCAGCGTGATCCGTCTGCTGGAGTACCGCCGCATCCCCCACCAGACGCGGGCGCTCTCACGCAAGAATATACTGCTGCGCGATCGCAACTGCTGCCAGTACTGCAGCGTGGTTCTGACCGCGAGCGAACTGACGCTGGACCACGTCATTCCACGCTCGCGCGGAGGCCTGTCGACATGGGAGAACCTGGTCGCCTGCTGCCACGACTGCAACCGCCGCAAGGGCAACCAGATGCTGCACGAACTGACCGAGATGAAGCTGCAGCGCGAGCCGCGACCTTTCAGCCTGCACACCTCGCGCCATATCATGCGCATGATCGGCAGCGCCGATCCCAGCTGGCGCCGCTACCTGTACTTTGAGTCGGGCAACGCAGCCTGA
- a CDS encoding phosphatidylinositol-specific phospholipase C1-like protein: MKLFWSSAALPVLSLSCVLSLAQSSDVKLNQIQVIGTHNSYHAGIAPNEAKVWQAKYAKAFAGLDYSHPALTAQFDSGVRQIELDVYADTKGGLYSHPSGPSMAAAAGLPADPDFDPNHLMDKPGFKVMHVQDVDYRSNCQPFIACLNEVRSWSHAHPGHIPVFILVEIKQDSPKGIKVTEPEKFTSATFDALDAEIRSVFPTDELITPDDVRGSYPTLEKAVLAGNWPTLEASRGKVVFLMDQRPVGPVYLEGHPSLKGRVLFTNAAPGEPDAAFIERNDGPAEEIRALVRKGYLIRARTDADTKEARTNETSRRDAMIASGAQLLSTDYPAAEPARWAGGYSVSLPGGKVAQCDPVNAPKSCPADLGK; this comes from the coding sequence GTGAAACTGTTTTGGTCGTCTGCCGCACTGCCGGTATTGTCGTTGTCGTGCGTTCTTTCGCTTGCGCAATCATCGGATGTGAAGCTCAACCAGATCCAGGTGATCGGGACGCACAACAGCTACCACGCGGGCATCGCGCCGAACGAGGCGAAGGTCTGGCAGGCGAAGTATGCGAAGGCCTTTGCGGGACTGGACTACAGCCACCCCGCGTTGACAGCGCAGTTCGATAGCGGCGTGCGGCAGATTGAACTCGACGTCTATGCCGACACAAAGGGCGGCCTTTACTCCCATCCTTCAGGGCCGTCGATGGCAGCTGCTGCGGGTCTTCCTGCCGACCCCGACTTCGACCCGAACCACCTGATGGACAAGCCCGGCTTCAAGGTGATGCACGTCCAGGACGTCGACTACCGCAGCAACTGCCAGCCGTTCATCGCTTGCCTGAACGAGGTGCGTAGCTGGTCGCACGCGCATCCGGGACACATCCCGGTGTTCATCCTCGTCGAGATCAAACAGGATTCGCCCAAGGGAATCAAGGTCACCGAGCCTGAGAAGTTCACCTCGGCCACCTTCGACGCTCTCGATGCCGAGATCCGTTCGGTCTTTCCGACGGATGAGCTGATTACTCCCGATGACGTTCGGGGCAGCTACCCCACGCTTGAGAAGGCCGTGCTTGCGGGCAATTGGCCAACTCTTGAGGCATCGCGGGGCAAGGTTGTCTTCCTGATGGATCAACGCCCGGTTGGGCCGGTTTATCTTGAGGGGCATCCTTCGTTGAAGGGCCGTGTTCTCTTCACCAACGCGGCACCCGGCGAGCCGGACGCAGCTTTTATCGAGCGGAACGACGGACCTGCGGAAGAGATTAGAGCGCTGGTCCGCAAGGGCTATCTCATTCGTGCTCGGACGGACGCGGATACCAAGGAAGCTCGTACCAACGAAACGTCTCGTCGCGATGCCATGATCGCCAGCGGTGCCCAGTTGCTGAGCACCGACTACCCTGCGGCTGAACCAGCGCGTTGGGCTGGCGGCTATTCCGTGTCGCTGCCCGGCGGCAAGGTCGCGCAGTGCGATCCCGTGAATGCTCCGAAGTCCTGTCCGGCAGACCTCGGGAAGTAA
- a CDS encoding metallophosphoesterase family protein, with protein MINRRQFATLAGGSLGTLLTQKLWAEQVRANASPDKFYFALVADTHIIDDFYVKGSENSVEDNESILVTTPRLTSARDLINSLNPAIEQVFLIGDYFHNYPSTDYEFYFKNTTRLDNAKAITDGFKMPVHLGFGNHDYDVHRVPREMSHRLFEAKFNAKPYSALDYKGYKFIHLNNFLGSTQDKKAKDFNPGIGSLGEEQLHWFEAQMQQQKPTFVFIHYPLIQNVPTEFADYGLHPLLRKYKDTIQLVVSGHKHKWIDYQHTYGPQHYVMAATRYDPNAYMLMEVDTKHGTWKFMNADLVEWETHYSKPYRNA; from the coding sequence ATGATCAATCGCAGGCAGTTCGCTACTCTAGCCGGCGGGTCGCTCGGAACCCTGCTCACCCAGAAACTCTGGGCTGAGCAGGTCCGGGCGAACGCTTCTCCTGACAAGTTCTACTTCGCGCTCGTCGCGGACACCCACATCATCGACGACTTCTACGTCAAAGGCAGCGAGAACAGCGTCGAAGATAACGAGAGCATTCTTGTTACCACGCCGCGGCTCACCTCCGCGCGAGACCTCATCAACTCGCTAAATCCCGCCATCGAGCAGGTCTTCCTGATCGGCGACTACTTTCATAACTATCCGTCGACGGACTACGAGTTTTACTTCAAGAACACGACGCGGCTCGACAACGCGAAGGCCATCACGGATGGCTTCAAGATGCCGGTGCACCTTGGCTTCGGCAACCACGACTACGACGTTCATCGTGTTCCACGTGAGATGAGCCATCGCCTCTTTGAGGCCAAGTTCAACGCCAAGCCGTACTCGGCGCTGGACTACAAGGGCTACAAGTTTATCCACCTGAACAACTTCCTTGGCAGCACGCAGGACAAAAAGGCTAAAGACTTCAATCCCGGTATCGGATCACTCGGCGAAGAGCAGTTGCACTGGTTCGAGGCGCAGATGCAACAGCAGAAGCCGACGTTCGTGTTCATTCACTACCCGCTGATTCAGAATGTGCCGACCGAGTTCGCCGACTACGGTCTTCACCCGCTGCTGCGCAAGTATAAGGACACGATTCAGCTCGTCGTCTCCGGGCACAAGCACAAGTGGATCGACTATCAACACACCTATGGCCCGCAGCACTATGTGATGGCGGCCACCCGCTACGACCCCAACGCCTATATGCTGATGGAGGTCGACACGAAGCACGGCACATGGAAGTTCATGAACGCCGATCTCGTGGAATGGGAGACTCACTACAGCAAGCCCTACCGCAACGCCTGA
- a CDS encoding TonB-dependent receptor, producing MRRIFTLAMFLILLACAPISALAQFETASVLGYIRDSSGAVIPNATVTLTNQETKAQVASKTDAQGAFQFTDVKIGQYQISSEAPGFDNAKTENFTVVVNARQRVDLTMKTGSNTETVTVDASAASILETDNSERGQVIGSREVQNLPLNGRAYADLAALVPGVRRDVLENSSDSSRDASFNVNGMRSEQNNFLLDGLDNNAYGTSNQGFSNQAIPPSPDAIDEFKVQTDNYSAEYGRAPGAVINVSIKSGTNRFHGAAYDYIRNTDLNAIGPFAAPTNPLTGKSQKPTLQRNQFGGTFGGPIFKDKLFFFADYEGTRQVVHAILTATVPDSDQNGTSALAVANGGYTFLTSSGAAVPILNPLTGQTYNGVIPFNDPSVSSFAKGVLGALPAANLPGIVANNYISLPADTIQNDKGDIRVDYIVSPKTTLFSRYSENQGHILSPPAIQGSAGGNANGFVHIFNQQIVGGVTHTFTQNSILDARFGFTRTDAGKSPYGAGLPSLETGITGLPTSGPAVTSLNAQSVANFSQFGNLTSNPQFQNPYIFNPKINYTYIKGRSTYKVGYEYVAIFTTDDDFNPAYGEDTYNGYFSYGVAGKSPSSQDTGTKEGVALSDFIFGARDTYQLNNQTQAHINQRMHFFYFQDDIRVSSKLTVNAGLRYELATPQWESNNLLANYDPDTQSLITAKPGSIYDRALVNMPKLDFAPRFGLAYSIDPKTVIRAGYGLGFTQFNREGGENLLVYNLPYIVNTNLTQAPQFGNNATKGASTLLATCTSAGASVAYSSTNPTPCFRTSQQGYPTGMASPANVTAASNVNTEARYIPKNLPTGYVQSYHLTVQRELGPSTTFEVAYVGEHGVKLETLGDLNQANAATPSATCSAASTSGCGTLAARRPIPTFYTIEETLPEGFLEYSGLQTKLEHRGGHGLYLLNSFTWSRAIDNAGGHLDTNNGDNSRINLANPRGEIGPSGYNQPLNDTLSIVYDLPYGKGRAFGSDASGALQAVLGGWQVTAINDMNSGQPFNIIYSPTGVQTVSTILNQRPNQNGPAVLPKSQRVKTKTSYSMLNPASFSLPAFDQPYGNAGRNSARLDPFYQLDMGLHKQFPIYREGVKFDFRAEAFNILNKVNYEGPANETFGNSAFGLATSASVFPARILQFAGKIIF from the coding sequence ATGAGACGTATCTTCACATTGGCAATGTTTTTGATCCTCCTTGCCTGCGCCCCCATTTCAGCTCTCGCCCAGTTCGAGACTGCTTCGGTCCTCGGATACATCCGCGATTCCTCAGGCGCGGTTATCCCGAACGCGACCGTTACATTGACCAACCAAGAGACCAAGGCGCAAGTTGCCTCCAAGACCGACGCGCAGGGTGCCTTTCAGTTCACCGACGTGAAGATCGGCCAATACCAGATCTCTTCCGAGGCCCCCGGCTTCGACAACGCCAAGACCGAAAATTTCACCGTCGTGGTCAACGCCCGCCAGCGCGTTGATCTCACCATGAAGACGGGATCGAACACAGAGACTGTCACAGTCGACGCCTCCGCCGCCTCGATCCTTGAGACCGACAACAGCGAACGCGGCCAGGTTATCGGAAGCCGCGAGGTCCAGAATCTCCCGCTTAACGGCCGCGCTTACGCCGACCTCGCCGCTCTAGTCCCTGGCGTCCGCCGCGACGTCCTCGAGAACAGCTCCGACTCCAGCCGCGATGCCAGCTTCAACGTGAACGGCATGCGCAGCGAACAGAACAACTTCCTGCTTGACGGTCTCGACAACAACGCTTACGGAACCTCAAACCAGGGTTTCTCGAACCAGGCCATCCCTCCCTCGCCAGACGCTATCGACGAGTTCAAGGTGCAGACGGATAACTACTCGGCCGAATACGGCCGCGCACCGGGCGCCGTGATCAACGTCTCGATCAAGAGCGGTACCAATCGCTTCCATGGCGCTGCTTATGACTACATCCGCAACACCGATCTGAACGCCATTGGGCCGTTCGCCGCACCCACCAACCCGCTCACCGGTAAGTCACAGAAGCCGACCCTGCAGCGCAACCAATTCGGTGGAACCTTCGGCGGACCCATCTTCAAGGACAAGCTCTTCTTTTTCGCCGACTACGAAGGCACCCGCCAAGTCGTCCATGCCATCCTTACCGCAACCGTTCCTGACTCTGACCAGAACGGCACCAGCGCACTGGCGGTTGCCAATGGCGGATACACCTTCCTTACCTCCTCGGGCGCGGCTGTGCCGATCCTCAATCCGCTTACTGGCCAGACCTACAACGGCGTAATCCCCTTCAATGACCCGAGTGTTTCCAGCTTCGCCAAGGGGGTTCTCGGTGCGCTTCCGGCGGCGAATCTGCCAGGGATCGTAGCAAACAACTATATTTCGCTCCCTGCTGACACCATCCAGAATGACAAGGGTGATATCCGCGTCGACTACATTGTCAGCCCCAAGACCACCCTCTTCTCCCGCTACAGCGAGAACCAGGGCCACATTCTGTCGCCGCCCGCCATCCAGGGTTCAGCCGGTGGAAACGCCAACGGCTTCGTCCATATCTTCAACCAGCAGATCGTCGGCGGCGTGACCCACACCTTTACCCAGAACTCTATTCTCGACGCACGCTTCGGCTTCACTCGCACCGATGCCGGTAAGAGCCCCTACGGTGCTGGACTTCCGAGTCTCGAGACAGGTATCACCGGCCTGCCCACCTCGGGTCCCGCGGTCACCAGTCTGAATGCGCAGTCGGTCGCCAACTTCTCGCAGTTCGGCAACCTGACCAGCAACCCGCAGTTCCAGAATCCCTACATCTTCAATCCGAAGATCAACTACACCTACATCAAGGGCCGCAGCACCTATAAGGTTGGCTACGAGTATGTTGCGATCTTCACCACGGATGACGACTTCAACCCGGCCTACGGTGAAGATACCTACAACGGATACTTCAGCTACGGAGTTGCGGGCAAGTCCCCAAGCTCGCAAGACACGGGGACCAAGGAAGGCGTTGCTCTTTCCGACTTTATCTTCGGCGCGCGCGATACCTATCAGCTCAACAATCAGACTCAGGCTCATATCAACCAGCGGATGCACTTCTTCTACTTCCAGGACGACATCCGTGTCTCCTCGAAGCTGACCGTCAATGCCGGTCTGCGTTATGAACTCGCCACGCCCCAGTGGGAGTCAAATAACCTGCTTGCGAACTACGATCCGGACACCCAGTCGCTGATCACTGCCAAGCCCGGTTCGATCTATGATCGCGCCCTGGTCAACATGCCGAAGCTCGACTTCGCTCCGCGTTTTGGTCTGGCCTATTCGATCGATCCGAAGACCGTCATCCGCGCCGGCTATGGCCTAGGCTTCACGCAGTTCAATCGTGAAGGCGGCGAGAACCTCCTCGTCTACAACCTGCCTTACATCGTCAACACCAACCTCACCCAGGCCCCGCAGTTTGGCAACAATGCAACCAAGGGCGCTTCTACCCTCCTGGCTACCTGCACATCCGCTGGCGCTAGTGTGGCCTACAGCTCGACCAACCCAACTCCCTGCTTCCGCACCAGCCAGCAGGGGTACCCCACCGGCATGGCCAGCCCTGCGAATGTCACCGCGGCCAGCAACGTCAACACCGAGGCCCGCTACATTCCCAAGAACCTGCCCACCGGTTACGTGCAGAGCTACCACTTGACCGTGCAGCGTGAGCTTGGACCGTCGACCACCTTCGAAGTTGCTTACGTTGGTGAGCATGGCGTCAAGCTCGAGACTCTCGGCGACCTCAACCAAGCGAACGCAGCGACTCCGTCGGCTACCTGCAGTGCGGCGAGCACCTCGGGCTGCGGCACGCTCGCTGCTCGCCGGCCCATCCCGACCTTCTACACCATCGAAGAGACGCTGCCCGAGGGCTTCCTCGAATACAGCGGTCTGCAGACGAAGCTCGAACATCGCGGCGGCCACGGTCTCTACCTGTTGAACTCGTTCACCTGGTCGCGTGCCATCGACAACGCCGGTGGTCACCTCGACACGAACAACGGCGATAACTCGCGCATCAACCTTGCCAACCCGCGTGGTGAGATTGGGCCCTCCGGCTATAACCAGCCGCTCAACGACACGCTCTCCATCGTCTACGACCTGCCCTACGGCAAGGGACGCGCCTTCGGGAGCGATGCTTCCGGAGCTCTCCAGGCGGTGCTCGGCGGATGGCAGGTTACCGCCATCAACGATATGAACAGCGGTCAGCCGTTCAACATCATCTACTCGCCGACCGGCGTCCAGACGGTCAGCACCATCCTCAACCAGCGCCCCAATCAGAATGGTCCGGCTGTGCTTCCCAAGAGCCAGCGGGTCAAGACGAAGACCTCTTACAGCATGTTGAACCCTGCTTCCTTCAGCCTCCCGGCGTTCGATCAGCCGTATGGCAACGCGGGCCGTAACAGTGCTCGTCTGGACCCCTTCTATCAGCTTGATATGGGCCTGCACAAGCAGTTCCCGATCTACCGTGAGGGAGTCAAGTTCGACTTCCGCGCGGAGGCCTTCAACATCCTCAACAAGGTGAACTACGAAGGTCCGGCCAATGAGACCTTCGGCAACAGCGCCTTCGGTCTGGCCACCTCTGCTTCCGTCTTCCCGGCGCGTATTCTGCAGTTTGCCGGCAAGATCATCTTTTAG